In the genome of Kitasatospora cineracea, one region contains:
- a CDS encoding helix-turn-helix domain-containing protein produces MSDALNHPLTAALRPLLDAVGATAVAPTEARAEDVVLEWDGAPALAVRLPHLSSALDRLLAEMVRQFDGRPLTELDRADKQRVVALLEERGAFTVRHGVETVASALGVSRFTVYNYLNRQEKD; encoded by the coding sequence GTGAGCGACGCCCTGAACCACCCGCTCACCGCCGCCCTGCGGCCACTGCTGGACGCGGTCGGCGCGACCGCGGTCGCGCCGACCGAGGCCCGCGCGGAGGACGTCGTCCTGGAGTGGGACGGCGCGCCGGCCCTGGCGGTGCGGCTGCCGCACCTGAGCAGTGCGCTGGACCGGCTGCTGGCCGAGATGGTCCGGCAGTTCGACGGGCGGCCGCTGACCGAGCTGGACCGCGCGGACAAGCAGCGGGTCGTCGCCCTGCTGGAGGAGCGCGGCGCGTTCACCGTCCGCCACGGGGTGGAGACGGTCGCGTCGGCGCTCGGGGTCAGCCGGTTCACCGTGTACAACTACCTGAACCGGCAGGAGAAGGACTGA
- the uraD gene encoding 2-oxo-4-hydroxy-4-carboxy-5-ureidoimidazoline decarboxylase, whose product MTQPPPALPALAATGASGLREILLEVCSSPTWAAAVAASRPWHDRAELSAANAKAMAELSADDLRDAMAGHARIGTPKAGDATSEREQAGIRGTAPAVLDELRAANAAYEAKFGHVFLICATGRTAEGMLAALRERYPNDTATEAENVREELRKINEIRLDQLLDVKQ is encoded by the coding sequence GTGACCCAGCCACCCCCTGCCCTCCCGGCCCTGGCCGCCACCGGCGCGTCCGGGCTGCGGGAGATCCTGCTGGAGGTCTGCTCCAGCCCCACCTGGGCCGCCGCCGTCGCGGCGTCCCGCCCCTGGCACGACCGCGCCGAGCTGTCCGCCGCCAACGCGAAGGCGATGGCGGAGCTCTCCGCGGACGACCTGCGCGACGCGATGGCCGGGCACGCCCGGATCGGCACCCCGAAGGCCGGCGACGCCACCTCCGAGCGCGAGCAGGCCGGCATCCGGGGCACCGCCCCGGCCGTGCTGGACGAACTGCGCGCGGCCAACGCCGCCTACGAGGCGAAGTTCGGCCACGTGTTCCTGATCTGCGCGACCGGCCGCACCGCGGAGGGCATGCTCGCCGCGCTGCGCGAGCGGTACCCGAACGACACCGCCACCGAGGCGGAGAACGTCCGGGAGGAACTGCGCAAGATCAACGAGATTCGCCTCGATCAACTGCTTGACGTCAAGCAATGA
- the uraH gene encoding hydroxyisourate hydrolase — translation MTGISTHVLDTSLGRPAEGVPVELALHTEGGWQVLGTSATDSDGRVKDLPAAEAGSVVRLLFDTAAYYAGSAEQPFFPEVSIVFTVAPAQHHYHVPLLLNPFGYSVYRGS, via the coding sequence ATGACCGGCATCTCCACGCATGTGCTCGACACCAGCCTCGGCCGTCCGGCCGAGGGCGTTCCGGTCGAGCTGGCACTGCACACCGAGGGTGGCTGGCAGGTGCTCGGCACCTCCGCCACGGACTCCGACGGCCGGGTCAAGGACCTGCCGGCCGCGGAGGCGGGCTCGGTCGTCCGGCTGCTGTTCGACACCGCGGCGTACTACGCGGGGTCGGCCGAGCAGCCGTTCTTCCCCGAGGTCTCGATCGTCTTCACGGTCGCGCCCGCGCAGCACCACTACCACGTGCCGTTGCTGCTCAACCCGTTCGGCTACTCGGTCTACCGCGGAAGCTAG
- the pucL gene encoding factor-independent urate hydroxylase: MAHVLGQNQYGKAENRIVRVYRDSTRHEIKDLNVSVALRGEFDDVHLTGSNANCLPTDTTKNTVYAYAKEHGIESAEGFAVRLARHFVDDTERGVVHSARIRVEEYGWERIKTPDSSSRFIGSEEVGHSFVRKGQEVRTTEVVYDGDRFRVISGLKDLVVLNTTNSEFWGYIKDQYTTLQEAYDRILATQVTARWAFGFHGRDDQPEPNWNRSYQQVRRHLLEAFAETYSYSLQQTLHAMGTRVLNNRAEVDEVRLELPNKHHFLVDLEPFGLKNDNEVYFAADRMYGLIEGTVHREGVTPVIPVA; the protein is encoded by the coding sequence ATGGCCCACGTGCTCGGTCAGAACCAGTACGGCAAGGCGGAGAACCGCATCGTCCGGGTCTACCGCGATTCCACCCGCCACGAGATCAAGGACCTGAACGTCTCGGTCGCGCTGCGCGGCGAGTTCGACGACGTGCACCTCACCGGCTCGAACGCCAACTGCCTGCCCACCGACACCACCAAGAACACCGTGTACGCCTACGCCAAGGAGCACGGCATCGAGTCCGCCGAGGGCTTCGCGGTCCGGCTGGCCCGGCACTTCGTGGACGACACCGAGCGCGGCGTCGTGCACAGCGCCCGGATCCGGGTCGAGGAGTACGGCTGGGAGCGGATCAAGACCCCCGACTCCTCCTCCCGGTTCATCGGCTCCGAGGAGGTCGGCCACTCCTTCGTCCGCAAGGGCCAGGAGGTGCGCACCACCGAGGTGGTGTACGACGGCGACCGGTTCCGGGTGATCTCCGGGCTCAAGGACCTGGTGGTGCTGAACACCACCAACTCGGAGTTCTGGGGCTACATCAAGGACCAGTACACCACCCTCCAGGAGGCGTACGACCGCATCCTGGCCACCCAGGTCACCGCCCGCTGGGCGTTCGGCTTCCACGGCCGCGACGACCAGCCGGAGCCGAACTGGAACCGCTCGTACCAGCAGGTGCGCCGCCACCTGCTGGAGGCGTTCGCCGAGACCTACTCCTACTCGCTGCAGCAGACCCTGCACGCGATGGGCACCCGGGTGCTGAACAACCGCGCCGAGGTGGACGAGGTCCGCCTCGAACTGCCGAACAAGCACCACTTCCTGGTCGACCTGGAGCCGTTCGGACTGAAGAACGACAACGAGGTCTACTTCGCCGCCGACCGGATGTACGGCCTGATCGAGGGCACCGTGCACCGCGAGGGCGTCACCCCGGTCATCCCGGTCGCCTGA
- a CDS encoding nucleobase:cation symporter-2 family protein, with protein MALRTTPTTDDGSTPTHPVDEVLSPPKLFGTGLQHVAAMYAGVVAPPLIVGAGVGLTPGELALLISASLFTAGLATLLQTLGVWRIGARLPFVNGVSFAGVAPMLAIAKEHGPKDALPVIFGAVIVAGVLCFLAAPYFCRLVRFFPAVVQGTVITLIGVSLLPVAVNWARGGSPGAPGYGSAKAVGLAAFTLAAVVLGNRLLRGFWQQMSLLIGLAVGTAAAFPLGLADFSKVGEAQVFALPSPFHFGGPQFDAAAIVSMCIVMVVSMTESTADMLALGRIVDREADEPTLAAGLRADGLATAVSPVFNGFACSAFAQNIGLVALTKVRSRFVVAAGGGILVLLGLFPVLGSVVSLVPQPVLGGAGIVLFGTVAASGIRTLAEAGMESTSHTILVSVSLGVGIIPIAVPSFYDGFPEAVRTLMHSGISAGCLAAVLLNLLFHHVGSAGRSLQGVPPWQSSPPPPTGGS; from the coding sequence ATGGCACTCCGCACCACCCCCACCACTGACGACGGTTCCACCCCCACCCACCCGGTGGACGAGGTGCTCTCCCCGCCGAAGCTGTTCGGCACCGGGCTGCAGCACGTCGCCGCGATGTACGCCGGCGTGGTCGCTCCACCCCTGATCGTGGGCGCGGGCGTCGGGCTGACCCCCGGCGAACTCGCCCTGCTGATATCGGCCAGCCTGTTCACCGCCGGACTGGCCACCCTGCTGCAGACCCTGGGCGTCTGGCGGATCGGGGCCCGGCTCCCGTTCGTCAACGGCGTCTCGTTCGCCGGCGTCGCACCGATGCTGGCGATCGCCAAGGAGCACGGCCCGAAGGACGCCCTCCCGGTGATCTTCGGCGCGGTGATCGTCGCGGGGGTCCTGTGCTTCCTCGCGGCACCGTACTTCTGCCGGCTCGTCAGGTTCTTCCCGGCGGTCGTGCAGGGCACCGTGATCACCCTGATCGGCGTCTCCCTACTGCCGGTGGCGGTCAACTGGGCGCGCGGCGGCTCGCCGGGCGCGCCCGGCTACGGCTCCGCGAAGGCGGTCGGCCTGGCCGCGTTCACGCTGGCCGCCGTGGTGCTGGGCAACCGGCTGCTGCGGGGCTTCTGGCAGCAGATGTCCCTGCTGATCGGACTGGCCGTCGGCACCGCCGCCGCCTTCCCGCTCGGCCTGGCCGACTTCTCGAAGGTCGGCGAGGCGCAGGTGTTCGCGCTGCCCTCGCCGTTCCACTTCGGCGGGCCGCAGTTCGACGCCGCGGCCATCGTGTCGATGTGCATCGTCATGGTGGTCTCGATGACCGAGTCCACCGCCGACATGCTGGCGCTGGGCCGGATCGTCGACCGCGAGGCGGACGAGCCGACCCTGGCGGCCGGCCTGCGCGCCGACGGCCTGGCCACCGCGGTCAGCCCGGTGTTCAACGGCTTCGCGTGCAGCGCGTTCGCCCAGAACATCGGACTGGTGGCGCTCACCAAGGTCCGCAGCCGGTTCGTGGTCGCGGCCGGCGGCGGGATCCTGGTGCTGCTGGGCCTGTTCCCGGTGCTCGGCTCGGTCGTGTCGCTGGTGCCGCAGCCGGTGCTCGGCGGCGCGGGGATCGTGCTGTTCGGCACGGTCGCGGCGTCCGGCATCCGCACCCTCGCGGAGGCCGGGATGGAGTCGACCTCGCACACCATCCTGGTGTCGGTGTCGCTCGGGGTCGGGATCATCCCGATCGCCGTACCGTCCTTCTACGACGGGTTCCCGGAGGCCGTCCGCACCCTGATGCACTCCGGCATCTCGGCCGGCTGCCTGGCCGCGGTGCTGCTCAACCTGCTGTTCCACCACGTCGGCTCCGCCGGCCGTTCCCTCCAAGGAGTACCCCCATGGCAGTCCAGCCCCCCGCCGCCGACCGGCGGATCGTGA
- a CDS encoding 8-oxoguanine deaminase yields the protein MAVQPPAADRRIVIENVAIATVDAQDTEYARGHVVVLGNTIESVGDGPAPAWLDNVARRINGEGHLLTPGLVNTHHHFYQWITRGLAQDSILFDWLVALYPTWARIDEDLVHAATQGSAAALLKSGCTTASDHHYVFPRGGGDVLGASVAGVQELGLRFTALRGSMDRSKKDGGLPPDHAVEDTDEILAASESAVDKWHDASFGSMLQVAIAPCSPFSVSTELMRQSAELARRKGVRLHTHGSETAEEEEFCKQLFGMGPTDYFESTGWLGEDVWMAHCVHMNDSDIAKFAETGTGVAHCPSSNARLAAGIARVPDMLKAGVPVGLGVDGTASNESGELGTELRNALLINRLHGRPDALTVRQALRLGTMGGARVLGRQREIGSIEAGKLADLALWKVDGVLHSSIADPVAALVLGALPPLAALFVNGNAVVENGRLTTADEDRIALAAARAARDLAARG from the coding sequence ATGGCAGTCCAGCCCCCCGCCGCCGACCGGCGGATCGTGATCGAGAACGTCGCGATCGCCACCGTCGACGCCCAGGACACCGAGTACGCCCGCGGCCACGTGGTCGTGCTCGGCAACACCATCGAGTCGGTCGGCGACGGGCCCGCGCCCGCCTGGCTGGACAACGTGGCGCGACGGATCAACGGCGAGGGGCACCTGCTCACCCCCGGGCTGGTCAACACCCACCACCACTTCTACCAGTGGATCACCCGCGGGCTGGCCCAGGACAGCATCCTGTTCGACTGGCTGGTGGCGCTCTACCCGACCTGGGCACGCATCGACGAGGACCTGGTGCACGCCGCCACCCAGGGCTCCGCCGCGGCGCTGCTCAAGTCGGGCTGCACCACCGCCTCCGACCACCACTACGTCTTCCCGCGCGGCGGCGGCGACGTGCTGGGCGCCTCGGTGGCCGGCGTGCAGGAGCTGGGCCTGCGCTTCACCGCGCTGCGCGGCTCGATGGACCGCAGCAAGAAGGACGGCGGCCTGCCGCCGGACCACGCGGTCGAGGACACCGACGAGATCCTCGCCGCCTCCGAGAGCGCCGTCGACAAGTGGCACGACGCCTCGTTCGGCTCGATGCTGCAGGTCGCCATCGCGCCCTGCTCCCCGTTCTCGGTCTCCACCGAACTGATGCGGCAGTCGGCCGAGTTGGCCCGCCGCAAGGGCGTGCGGCTGCACACCCACGGCTCGGAGACCGCCGAGGAGGAGGAGTTCTGCAAGCAGCTGTTCGGGATGGGCCCCACCGACTACTTCGAGTCGACGGGCTGGCTCGGCGAGGACGTGTGGATGGCGCACTGCGTCCACATGAACGACTCCGACATCGCCAAGTTCGCCGAGACCGGCACCGGCGTCGCGCACTGCCCGTCCTCCAACGCCCGCCTGGCGGCCGGCATCGCCCGGGTCCCCGACATGCTGAAGGCGGGCGTCCCGGTCGGCCTCGGCGTGGACGGCACCGCCTCCAACGAGTCCGGCGAGCTGGGCACCGAACTGCGCAACGCCCTGCTGATCAACCGCCTGCACGGCCGCCCCGACGCCCTGACGGTCCGCCAGGCGCTGCGCCTGGGCACCATGGGCGGCGCCCGGGTGCTGGGCCGCCAGCGCGAGATCGGCTCGATCGAGGCCGGCAAGCTCGCCGACCTCGCCCTGTGGAAGGTCGACGGCGTCCTGCACTCCTCGATCGCCGACCCGGTCGCCGCCCTCGTCCTGGGCGCCCTCCCCCCGCTGGCCGCCCTGTTCGTCAACGGCAACGCGGTGGTCGAGAACGGCCGCCTCACCACCGCCGACGAGGACCGCATCGCCCTCGCCGCCGCCCGCGCCGCCCGCGACCTCGCCGCCCGCGGCTGA
- a CDS encoding MFS transporter: MTAAAAPAGRRSLLPADPILRRLAVMTAVNTVGNGLYYSVSALYFTRQVGLSAGQLATGLAAAGVAGMLAGVPFGRLADRVGHRRLLYLLGPLQGLAVLTYAFVDGFAPFVAAVVTATVLERGAVVVRSALIAHLLPAEDQVRSRAVLRSVMNAGLVIGSTGAVFALQSDSHWGYTAALAVDAASFAATSLLLRGLPEADVPAGRRTGAGRARTALADRRYLLVAFLHAVLELQFAMLEIGIPLWIATRTAAPRALVAVVGIVNCLTVVLFQVRAGRGVTDLRSAARACARGGVLLGAACLVYAAAAGHGAVLAVALVLTGVLLHSLAELLTSAGGWTLSLDLADPDRHGEYQGVFMSGQAGSHVIGPLVVTATVLTHGVAGWAVLGALLAAAGLAIRAVARGAAVRPAVA, translated from the coding sequence ATGACCGCCGCCGCCGCGCCCGCCGGGCGCCGCTCCCTCCTGCCCGCAGACCCGATCCTGCGTCGGCTCGCCGTGATGACCGCCGTCAACACCGTCGGCAACGGCCTCTACTACTCCGTCAGCGCCCTCTACTTCACCCGCCAAGTGGGGCTGAGCGCCGGACAGTTGGCCACCGGACTGGCCGCCGCCGGAGTCGCCGGGATGCTGGCCGGCGTCCCGTTCGGACGGCTCGCCGACCGGGTCGGCCACCGCCGGCTGCTGTACCTGCTCGGGCCGCTGCAGGGCCTGGCCGTCCTCACCTACGCCTTCGTCGACGGCTTCGCACCGTTCGTCGCCGCCGTCGTCACCGCCACCGTGCTGGAACGCGGCGCGGTCGTGGTGCGCAGCGCGCTGATCGCGCACCTGCTGCCCGCCGAGGACCAGGTGCGCTCGCGGGCGGTGCTGCGCTCGGTGATGAACGCCGGGCTGGTGATCGGCTCCACCGGCGCGGTCTTCGCCCTCCAGTCGGACAGCCACTGGGGCTACACCGCCGCGCTGGCCGTGGACGCCGCCAGCTTCGCCGCCACCTCGCTGCTGCTGCGCGGCCTGCCGGAGGCCGACGTCCCCGCCGGGCGGCGGACCGGCGCCGGCCGGGCGCGCACCGCGCTCGCCGACCGGCGCTACCTGCTGGTGGCCTTCCTGCACGCCGTGCTGGAACTGCAGTTCGCCATGCTGGAGATCGGCATCCCGCTGTGGATCGCCACCCGCACCGCCGCGCCGCGCGCCCTGGTCGCGGTGGTCGGCATCGTCAACTGCCTGACCGTGGTGCTGTTCCAGGTCCGCGCCGGCCGCGGCGTGACCGACCTCCGCTCGGCCGCCCGGGCCTGCGCCCGCGGCGGCGTCCTGCTGGGCGCGGCCTGCCTGGTGTACGCGGCCGCCGCCGGGCACGGCGCCGTCCTCGCGGTGGCCCTGGTGCTGACCGGCGTGCTGCTGCACAGCCTCGCCGAACTGCTCACCTCCGCGGGCGGCTGGACGCTCAGCCTCGACCTGGCCGACCCGGACCGGCACGGCGAGTACCAGGGCGTGTTCATGAGCGGCCAGGCCGGCTCGCACGTCATCGGCCCGCTGGTCGTCACCGCCACCGTCCTCACCCACGGCGTCGCGGGCTGGGCCGTCCTGGGCGCCCTGCTGGCCGCGGCGGGGCTGGCGATCCGGGCGGTGGCGCGCGGGGCGGCGGTGCGCCCGGCGGTGGCGTGA
- a CDS encoding ArsR/SmtB family transcription factor produces MFEFAFGVDDLATTWITYSPLQEAVFSLRARRRPAAYPHYRRWTASWEAEYRELDSALLDALVTPRVWVPDFLTPRPSSRRPSFESELALLARTAPETVAKDFAAAYRGDGAPLPEAVASRLDDPERLLAHCTAQLRGYWERCLLPRWWPRARAVLEADLAYRGRLFAEHGAEGLFAELSPQLSWNAGVLRLDDPDPRVRALGGRRTRVAGRGLVLLPTLCGRSAHTVIDPGEPPVISYPARGTALLGEQQPFPEVPDALAELIGPPRARLLLLLAHPATTTALAHRLGVTPGAVSRHLSALTAAGLLTRTRAGRSVLYARSPLGAALASGGR; encoded by the coding sequence ATGTTCGAGTTCGCCTTCGGCGTGGACGACCTCGCCACCACCTGGATCACCTACTCGCCCCTGCAGGAGGCGGTGTTCAGCCTGCGGGCCCGCCGCCGCCCGGCGGCGTACCCGCACTACCGGCGCTGGACGGCGTCCTGGGAGGCCGAGTACCGGGAGCTGGACTCCGCCCTGCTGGACGCGCTGGTGACGCCCCGGGTCTGGGTGCCGGACTTCCTGACGCCCCGCCCGTCCTCCCGGCGGCCGTCCTTCGAGAGCGAGTTGGCGCTCCTGGCGCGGACCGCGCCGGAGACGGTGGCGAAGGACTTCGCGGCCGCGTACCGGGGCGACGGGGCGCCGCTGCCGGAGGCGGTGGCGTCCCGGCTGGACGATCCGGAGCGGCTGCTGGCGCACTGCACGGCACAGCTGCGCGGGTACTGGGAGCGCTGCCTGCTGCCGCGCTGGTGGCCGCGGGCCCGGGCGGTCCTGGAGGCCGACCTGGCGTACCGGGGGCGGCTGTTCGCGGAGCACGGCGCGGAGGGACTGTTCGCCGAACTCTCCCCTCAACTCTCGTGGAACGCCGGGGTGTTGAGGCTGGACGACCCGGATCCTCGGGTGCGTGCGCTGGGCGGCCGACGCACCCGGGTGGCGGGGCGCGGCCTGGTCCTGCTGCCCACCCTGTGCGGCCGCAGCGCGCACACCGTCATCGACCCGGGCGAGCCGCCGGTGATCAGCTACCCGGCCCGCGGCACGGCGCTGCTGGGCGAGCAGCAGCCGTTCCCCGAAGTGCCGGACGCGCTGGCCGAGTTGATCGGCCCCCCGCGGGCCCGCCTACTCCTGCTGCTGGCCCACCCCGCCACCACCACCGCCCTGGCCCACCGCCTCGGCGTCACCCCGGGCGCCGTCAGCCGCCACCTGTCCGCCCTCACCGCCGCGGGCCTGCTCACCCGCACCCGGGCCGGCCGCAGCGTGCTGTACGCCCGCTCCCCCTTGGGCGCCGCCCTCGCCTCCGGCGGCCGGTGA
- a CDS encoding allophanate hydrolase-related protein → MARIFFNGQAMTGGPFHAKVHGHLVGPVSTAPGYRFFSIRDECPALLADPNVDTAIEGELYDLPLEHLRDAVLPGEPLELELGVIELADGTPSLSMVLARGQLERGTHREITEHGGWRAYLATLGREA, encoded by the coding sequence ATGGCACGCATCTTCTTCAACGGCCAGGCGATGACCGGCGGCCCCTTCCACGCCAAGGTCCACGGCCACCTGGTCGGCCCGGTCAGCACCGCCCCCGGCTACCGCTTCTTCTCCATCCGCGACGAATGCCCCGCCCTGCTCGCCGACCCGAACGTCGACACCGCCATCGAGGGCGAACTGTACGACCTCCCGCTGGAACACCTCCGGGACGCCGTCCTCCCCGGCGAACCCCTCGAACTCGAGCTCGGCGTCATCGAGCTGGCCGACGGCACCCCCTCCCTCTCGATGGTCCTCGCCCGCGGCCAGCTCGAACGCGGCACCCACCGCGAGATCACCGAACACGGCGGCTGGCGCGCCTACTTGGCGACCCTGGGCCGCGAGGCCTGA